GCCGTAATCCCCGAAGTAGGCGAAGACCTCCTCCCGCTGCTGACGCCGCGCCGCTCTATGGAGCGCCGCAACACCTACGGCGGCGCCTCGCCCGAACAGGTGCGCGGACAGATAGCCCGCGCGAAAGAAAAACTCGCCGCCTACGGGCGCGAGATGAACGCATACAAAGACCGCCTGCCGGATATGCTGTAAGGCGGGAACAAAAAATACGAAAAGGCAGCCGCGACAGTCGTCTATCCCCGAACGCGGCTGCCCTCGTCATTGCGCGCCTGCGCTGAACGGATGTCTACTCTTCGCGCGAAGCGTCTTCGTCTCGCAGCTTTTCCAGAAAGGACACGTCTGCCGGACAAAAGTCGTATTGAGATATCTCTTTCGCCGTTATCCATTTTATGTCGCTGTGTTCGAGCGCGCGCGGCTCGCCCTTGATTATCTCGGCGTTGAAGAGCATAAGATGGACGGTCAGATCTGTATAGCTGTGCGACGTTTCAGCGAAAAGAGTGCCTACGGTGAGGCCGACGCCGAGCTCCTCGCGGCATTCCCGCGCGAGAGCCTGTTCCTTCGTCTCGCCGGGCTCGACCTTGCCGCCGGGAAACTCCCACAGCGTCCCGCGCGCCTTGTGCGCGGGACGCCTGCATATCATAAATCTGCCCCCGTCGCGTATGAGCGCCGCGACCACCTCTGCGGTCATGACCATGCGCCTCTTTCGGCGTTTGCCGTAAATTTGTCAAAAATATAAAATTCCACTCGTAACGCGATTTTCATCGGAAACTCCCCCAATATGCGCCGTCACAGGCGTTTGAACTGAGCTATTGTAACAAAAAAACTCCCCGAAGCATTTCTCGGGGAGTCTGTATTTTCTGGAGCCGGCGAAAATGTTGATATTAGCTGATTTATAGACATATCAAAAATAATCTATAAAAAACTTGCAAACACTATAATGTAATTTTGGGTGGGTTTTAAGTGGGGTTGAAATTGACATAAAACTATATAAGGAATATATAAAATCTAGTCTATTATATTATAAAAGAGGCGTAATATGGCGAAATTAAGACAAAGCGATGTCAACAAAGCTAAGCCGCGCGATACGAAATATAAATTGTGGGATGAAGGAGGGCTTTATTTGCTCGTACAGCCCTCCGGGGTGAAATCGTACTATCTGCTGTACAAGGATCCAAACGGCAAGAAAAGAGAGATAAAAATAGCGGATGGCGGATCGTCGCTGCAAGAAGCACGAGGGCTGGCGCAAATGTGGAAAGGTACGGCCGCGCGAGGGAGCGATCCGCAAAAAAAGTTTAAACCGGGGCCAAATGACCGCCCGAAAATCGAAGTTGTGAAAGATCCTACCGTGCGCGATGTGCGTAACGCTTATAAAGCTTATCTGATGCCGGATGATGACAGTATCATTCCGCCGTTAAAGAACGGTTCGAAAACAATAGGTCAGATTGACGCGATGCGGCTTTTTACTGGATTCTTCGACAAACATTTTTCTCAGATCGACTATTCCGTTATCCAGCAATACGTCACTTTCGCTAAATCTGCACGCAGAAATAGAGAAATAACGATCAACGGAAGGCTGCGCCATTTTTGCGTCATGTGGAACTGGGGCATAAAAAATAAACTAATTTCTGACAGATATCAACCACCGGAAAATTATAAGCTGCAAGAAAAGGACAGCACAAAACGTGTACGCTATCTTACTCCCGAAGAGCGCGAACGACTGTACCGAGCATTGGACGAACGAGAAAAAGAGCGCGGAATCGACTATCTTAAGACGGCGGTCATCGTCTCCAACTACACCGGCATACGTCAGAACGCCCTGCTGGCTTATGACATAGGGTGACCTGACCGAACACACAAACGGCAAGTGGACGATGCACTTATCTCCGATGTAGTCAAAATCTGTAAAAGATTACGATCTTCCGTTGTCTGATCGTGTCGTAAACTCCTTGAAAAGCTGGAAACAATATTCAGAAAAAGAGTGGAGAAACGTTAAGCCAAGCGACTATGTCATCAGATATGGCAAAATCGGTGCTCCACTGACAGAAATAAAAAGATCTTGGCTTTCTGTTTTGAGGCGAGCGCAAATAACGGACTTCAGGTGGCACGACCTAAGACACGACTTCGCTTCTCAGCTCGTTATGAATGGCGTGCCGCTCGAACAAGTCCAGAAGCTTATGACGCATGAAACGATATCCATGACGTTACGCTATGCCCATTTTGCGCAGAATATATTGCAGGACGCGGCCAATAAGCTGAACGCCCTATGATGCGTTTATAGATGTCGTTTATTGTGCGCATTGGTGATTCACCAAAGAACGGAATATAATATATAATTATGTCAGGTTAGTGATATAAAATATGACCGAATGAAATTATAAAAAATGCCGGATGTGAGAGCCGAATGAAGCGTCAGGAATATAAAGAACGCATAATCGATAAGAAAGTCGACGAATACCTCGCAGCTTTTGGAGCCGTCTGTATCGAAGGGCCGAAATGGTGCGGCAAGACATGGACGTCATCATATCACTGCAATAGTGAGATTTATATCGGCGATCCGGCTGGGAACTTTCAGAACCGGCATTTAGCCGAGATCGCGCCCGAGCTGGTACTTGAGGGCGAAACTCCCAGGCTGATCGACGAGTGGCAGGAGGTGCCGCCACTGTGGGACGCGGTTCGTTATAAAGTCGACGAAACGCATCAAAGGGGGCAATTTATCCTCACAGGCTCAGCCACGCCAAACCACAAGGGGATTTTGCACAGCGGCGCGGGACGTATCGGACGGCTGCGAATGCGCCCGATGTCGCTTTACGAATCCGGAGATTCAAGTGGATGCGTGTCGCTTGAAAAGCTTTGCAGCGGCGAAATCACGCCGTCCATGACGGGAACTGTAGATCTCAGAGAACTGATAAAGCTGATTATACGCGGAGGCTGGCCCGGCAGCTTGGGGTTGCTTTTGGAGCAGGCTGCGCTGCTTCCATCCGAATACCTCAACGCCGTAATCGACGACGACGTTTATCGTATAGACGGAGTGCGGCGGGATACGTCAAAAATGCGTTTGCTGCTGCGTTCGCTCGCGCGCAACGAAAGCACGACCGTAAGCAATAAAACTCTTGTTCGAGACATAAAAGCGATTGACGACGAAGATATAGACGCCGATACGGTCGCCTCTTATCTCGATATACTAAAAAGACTGTTCATCACTGACAATCAGCCGCCGTTCGCGTCTAACATCCGCTCGTCAGTCCGCGTCAAGCAATCCGAAAAAAGACATCTCGCAGACCCGTCTCTTGCCTGTGCTTTGCTGAAAGCGACGCCGGATGGGTTATTGAACGACCTTGAAACTCTGGGCTTTTTATTCGAGGCGCTGTGTGAGCGCGACCTGCGCATTTACGCGGAATCTTTCGGCGGCAGTCTCTACCATTATCAGGACTATAAAAACAACGAGATCGACGCCGTCATAGAAATGCCGGACGGGAACTGGTGCGCCTTTGAAATCAAACTTGGCGCCAACCAAATCGACGCGGCTGCCGCGAGCCTGCTTAAAATACAAAAGCAAACTGCGGAATCTCCGGGCAGCAAGCCGCCGTCCGTCCTATGCGTCATCTGCGGCATGGCAAACGCCGCATATAAGCGCCCGGACGGCGTGTTCGTGGCGCCTCCGACAGCGCTGAAAAATTAGCGGTAGTAATTTGACAATTGACTATGCCGAGCGCTGAATGTTCTCCACATTCGACTTATCACCATACGTGACGCAATAGTCATGATACCTTTTATTTTTATGCCCGATACTGCCGAATCCAGTGCATTTTCATTGCGCAATATCGGCGAGTTTCTCTGTTGCGACACTTGTTCGGTCAGCCACTTAAGCACATATATCTGCTTGATGCCGTTATGCGAGGCAACAAGGCCGTAATCTATCGGAATTTCAGATTATGGTCTCTGATGTCGTCAAGCGATGCCAGATCAAGTTCCGGCATTTTTCCATGGCATCCGCACACAAAACGACAAATCTTATTAATAAAGACTTGTCGTTTTTAAGACTATATACCATTTTCTGTCATCGAAGCTATAAGCAAAAATAGGTAATATTAATGATTCTAAACCGTTTCCTATTCGCATGTATCTAAAAGTATGCGGCAGTATAGTGTGTAACTTTTACTACGCTGATGATTTTTGTCGAGACGCTAGCATCGGATATTTTGCATAAAAGCCCTCATATTTTCAGCCGGGCTTGTCGTTGGCCGCCCAAGATCAGCCCGAGCTCCGATAGCAGCCTTAGCCTCTATAAATGCCAACTTTTCAGCTTTTTTAGCTTCTTCAAGTGCAGCATCGAGTTCATCATAACTACTCACTATTTTGCAGAATGGATACCCGCACCCTTCAGCTATTTTTATCAGATCTATCGCACCGGCGACGGTAGGCATTCCACCAACGCTCTCGTGCGCATTATTATTAATGACGACATGGACCATATTGTTAGGTTTGTTTGCCCCTATTACCGCCATTGCCCCCATATGCATAAGTACAGCGCCATCTCCATCGATACACCAAACTTTTCTTTCTGGTCTTTTGAGAGCAATTCCAAGAGCGATGGATGAGCTGTGTCCCATTGAGCCTACTGTCAGAAAATCATGTTCATGCCCCTGGTGCTTAGCCTCTCGTATTTCGAACAGTTCTCGTGAAGCTTTCCCCGTTGTTGAGACTATTAAATCATTACCGGCAGCATTAACAATATGCTCAATGATTTTTTCTCTCAACATGGTGTTTGTATTTTTATATTCAGCCTTACCATCAAAATCCAGCGCACCCTTTTTTACAACAAACGCAACGCTTTTACCGGAAGCGAGCAATGGAGAAAAAACTTCTTTCATATGTCTTATAAGTTCATCCTCTGTTGTATGCTTATTGATAACAAATGATGATATGCCTAAGTCTGACAATAACTTTAACGTAATCTCTCCCTGAAACATATGCTGAGGTTCGTCATGTACCCCCGGTTCCCCACGCCATCCAATAATGAATATGCATGGAATGCCGTATACTTTTTCATTTAATAAAGACGCAACAGGATTCACTATATTTCCTATTCCGCTGTTCTGAAGATACACTACCGGAGTTTTGCCAGTCGCAAGATAATATCCGGCTGCAAGACCGACAGCATTGCCCTCGTTTGCCGCAATGATATGTTTATCTGATATTCCATATTCATTTATAAGATAACTGCAAAGCGGTTTCAGCTGTGAATCTGGGACGCCTGTAAAAAAGTCGTAGTCTTTTAAAAACGATAAATTCATTTCCTAATTCACCCTCACTATTTGTTTATACAACATTCTAAATGCATTATGAGATATGCCAACAGGATTATTTTTTAATCTAACAGGATTTACTGATTGCGATAGAGCCTCTATTTCCATCTCATCTCCATGCGGATATGTTATATTGAGCGATGATAAAAGTTCTTCAAACCATTCAACTGCCTGTTCTGCAGAATCGCAATCTAAAGATGATGCAATGTCATTGAATATAGATCTGAGATACTCCACACCTCTTGGATCTACAGTATTAGTTTTATTCACTAACATATAACGCCATACTTTAGGCAGACATATTGCAACAGCATGCCCATGGGGAATATTATAAATCGACGTTAATTTATAGCTCATTGCATGTGGAGCCGTAGTCTGCGTGATGTTGATAGCACGCCCGGCATAATTTGACGCCGACATTATTTGTCCGGCTGCATGTCCATACTCATTCCCGCCGTCAATATATGCTTTCATATTTCTAAATATCAGCTCTACAGCGATGCGGGAATATTCCTTGCTTTCTTCAGTTGAATTGACAGACCACCATGATTCTATCCCCTGGCACAGTGCGTCCAACATGGTGCATTTCTTCTGATAAACAGGTAACGTTTTCAAAAACCTTGCATCAAGTAAAGCTATATTTGGCAGGATACTATCGTGTGTTATTGACTGTTTTTCTCCATTGTAATAAATCACCGCAAACCGTGTAGACTCGCTGCCAGTACCTGCTGTCGTAGGAATCGCTATCAGAGGAAGATCGTTTTCTTTATATTCTTGCTGGATATAATTTTTCGTATTATCC
The window above is part of the Cloacibacillus sp. An23 genome. Proteins encoded here:
- a CDS encoding (deoxy)nucleoside triphosphate pyrophosphohydrolase; protein product: MTAEVVAALIRDGGRFMICRRPAHKARGTLWEFPGGKVEPGETKEQALARECREELGVGLTVGTLFAETSHSYTDLTVHLMLFNAEIIKGEPRALEHSDIKWITAKEISQYDFCPADVSFLEKLRDEDASREE
- the aepY gene encoding phosphonopyruvate decarboxylase — its product is MNLSFLKDYDFFTGVPDSQLKPLCSYLINEYGISDKHIIAANEGNAVGLAAGYYLATGKTPVVYLQNSGIGNIVNPVASLLNEKVYGIPCIFIIGWRGEPGVHDEPQHMFQGEITLKLLSDLGISSFVINKHTTEDELIRHMKEVFSPLLASGKSVAFVVKKGALDFDGKAEYKNTNTMLREKIIEHIVNAAGNDLIVSTTGKASRELFEIREAKHQGHEHDFLTVGSMGHSSSIALGIALKRPERKVWCIDGDGAVLMHMGAMAVIGANKPNNMVHVVINNNAHESVGGMPTVAGAIDLIKIAEGCGYPFCKIVSSYDELDAALEEAKKAEKLAFIEAKAAIGARADLGRPTTSPAENMRAFMQNIRC
- a CDS encoding integrase arm-type DNA-binding domain-containing protein, whose translation is MAKLRQSDVNKAKPRDTKYKLWDEGGLYLLVQPSGVKSYYLLYKDPNGKKREIKIADGGSSLQEARGLAQMWKGTAARGSDPQKKFKPGPNDRPKIEVVKDPTVRDVRNAYKAYLMPDDDSIIPPLKNGSKTIGQIDAMRLFTGFFDKHFSQIDYSVIQQYVTFAKSARRNREITINGRLRHFCVMWNWGIKNKLISDRYQPPENYKLQEKDSTKRVRYLTPEERERLYRALDEREKERGIDYLKTAVIVSNYTGIRQNALLAYDIG
- a CDS encoding DUF4143 domain-containing protein gives rise to the protein MKRQEYKERIIDKKVDEYLAAFGAVCIEGPKWCGKTWTSSYHCNSEIYIGDPAGNFQNRHLAEIAPELVLEGETPRLIDEWQEVPPLWDAVRYKVDETHQRGQFILTGSATPNHKGILHSGAGRIGRLRMRPMSLYESGDSSGCVSLEKLCSGEITPSMTGTVDLRELIKLIIRGGWPGSLGLLLEQAALLPSEYLNAVIDDDVYRIDGVRRDTSKMRLLLRSLARNESTTVSNKTLVRDIKAIDDEDIDADTVASYLDILKRLFITDNQPPFASNIRSSVRVKQSEKRHLADPSLACALLKATPDGLLNDLETLGFLFEALCERDLRIYAESFGGSLYHYQDYKNNEIDAVIEMPDGNWCAFEIKLGANQIDAAAASLLKIQKQTAESPGSKPPSVLCVICGMANAAYKRPDGVFVAPPTALKN
- a CDS encoding phosphonoacetaldehyde reductase — translated: MKQRILNGTDIRAQIPSILEDIGAARPLLICGHVADEHELDKIFSDANIPFAYFRGYTSNPLYEDVCHAVEVFNNGGFDSLIAVGGGSAIDVAKCIKLFCKMDNTKNYIQQEYKENDLPLIAIPTTAGTGSESTRFAVIYYNGEKQSITHDSILPNIALLDARFLKTLPVYQKKCTMLDALCQGIESWWSVNSTEESKEYSRIAVELIFRNMKAYIDGGNEYGHAAGQIMSASNYAGRAINITQTTAPHAMSYKLTSIYNIPHGHAVAICLPKVWRYMLVNKTNTVDPRGVEYLRSIFNDIASSLDCDSAEQAVEWFEELLSSLNITYPHGDEMEIEALSQSVNPVRLKNNPVGISHNAFRMLYKQIVRVN